GGCTCTATTCGTTTAAAAATCAGTGTATTTCCTTCAGTGCATTATAGTTAGCCGCAATAATTTTATCTGCTAATTCATCGGTAATCGCATGGGATACAAATAAGGCTTCGTATTGAGAGGGAGCCAGATAGATTCCCTGGTTCAACATACTACGGAAGTACTTGCCAAAGCGCTCCGTATCTGATGTACTTGCAGTATCAAAATCATATACCTCCTGCTCTGTAAAGAAGAGGCAATACATAGAACCTATATGGGTAAGCGTGTAGTTGAGTCCTAACCTATTAAGATTGTCACGGTAGCCTTCCACTATTTTGCTGGTAATTCTTTCCAGGACTTCATAAACCTCAGGGTGAGAGTTTAAGTGGCTTAGCATGGCAAGACCAGCAGCCATAGCTACCGGATTACCAGAGAGTGTACCAGCCTGATAGACCGGTCCTGTAGGTGCCACAAAATCCATAATCTCTTTTTTACCACCATAAGCACCAACCGGCATTCCTCCTCCGATAATTTTACCTAAAGTTGTCATATCAGGCGTAACTCCGTACACCTCTTGCGCTCCACCTTTAGCCAGTCTGAAACCGGTCATAACTTCATCAAATATGAGCACTATACCTTCTTCATCACAGAGCTGTCGTAGCCCCTGTAAGAACTCTTCTTTTGGAAGAATACAGCCCATATTTCCGGCGACAGGCTCCAGAATGATAGCGGCCACATGGCCTCTATTCGTCTCTACCAGTTGTTTTACTGATTCCAGATCATTGAATTTGGCAAGCAGCGTATCTTTGGCTGTACCTTCAGTTACGCCAGGGCTATTGGGAACACCCATGGTCATTGCACCGCTACCAGCAGCGATCAGGAAAGAATCTCCATGACCATGATAACATCCTGAAAATTTAATAAGCTTGTCTTTTCCGGTATATCCTCTGGCCAGACGTACTGCTGACATAGTAGCTTCGGTACCTGAGTTTACCATACGTACCTTTTCTATAGAAGGTACCATATCTACAATAAGCTCTGCTATTTCTACTTCCTTAGCGGTCGGTGCTCCGAATGATAATGAGCGTGGAATGGCTTCCAATACAGCCTTTTCTATCACCTCATGGCTATGTCCCAGTATCATAGGTCCCCATGAGTTAATCAATTCTATGTATTGATTATCGTCAGCATCATATACATAAGCACCTTTGGCAGACTTGATAAAAAGAGGCTCCCCTCCTACTGCCTTAAAGGCTCTTACCGGAGAGTTTACCCCTCCGGGAATATAGTCTTGCGCTTTAGTAAATAATGAACGACTCTTGTCAACGGTATGCATGAATTATTTAGATCTAAAAATTTAAATTAATACTAATGACTTAGTATTATGGACGTACATCAACCTCTCTAAGTTGAGCATTATCATACTTTATGATAGGTACTGCCTGATTATCGTTGGCATTGAAGTAATCGTAACCAGAATAGAAAATGCTTCTGACTTTACCATCTTTAGTAAAAAACTCCTGGAAGTAAACCCCATACTCATTAAGCATATTTCCAATGTACATTATTAGATCATAGCCTGTGTAAGTATATTTGTTAGGCAACTCATAATACTGTTGACGATAGCGCTCTTTGAAA
This window of the Porifericola rhodea genome carries:
- the hemL gene encoding glutamate-1-semialdehyde 2,1-aminomutase; the protein is MHTVDKSRSLFTKAQDYIPGGVNSPVRAFKAVGGEPLFIKSAKGAYVYDADDNQYIELINSWGPMILGHSHEVIEKAVLEAIPRSLSFGAPTAKEVEIAELIVDMVPSIEKVRMVNSGTEATMSAVRLARGYTGKDKLIKFSGCYHGHGDSFLIAAGSGAMTMGVPNSPGVTEGTAKDTLLAKFNDLESVKQLVETNRGHVAAIILEPVAGNMGCILPKEEFLQGLRQLCDEEGIVLIFDEVMTGFRLAKGGAQEVYGVTPDMTTLGKIIGGGMPVGAYGGKKEIMDFVAPTGPVYQAGTLSGNPVAMAAGLAMLSHLNSHPEVYEVLERITSKIVEGYRDNLNRLGLNYTLTHIGSMYCLFFTEQEVYDFDTASTSDTERFGKYFRSMLNQGIYLAPSQYEALFVSHAITDELADKIIAANYNALKEIH